A single window of Leishmania panamensis strain MHOM/PA/94/PSC-1 chromosome 35 sequence DNA harbors:
- a CDS encoding methyltransferase, putative (TriTrypDB/GeneDB-style sysID: LpmP.35.6850) has translation MRTVEDRSLEFLIRRDREAELPPLASLCCNYFKQRHWRDAFDDEQASLREELWAVKTQLDTIPMEAYTATRNKLFPLALSGEQQQFSNRAGHKLLESMESTGVWMELSKLLCGKSRKRPRDFAFADVCGGPGAFSQALFKAGRKQGWRHLHGYGMTLAGVSGLDWYNPLLNSPQFTCTYGLDGTGDIFKLSNIDCLVSITKAAPMFLVVADGGFSVDFSVANYQETISSRIMYGQWLAALKLLRKGGCCVLKLFDTFSPLSRAVVYLSCFLYSRVHVAKPRHSRVVNSERYLVCVDFLGYPNEAWGRYLDCFYELGFVDNEHVPELMPREWCLQDEIFMADMRDMNMTVATNQMTALQMILNAASAVEEELKAKETTTRTPAESDDSPLSSRESCKDD, from the coding sequence ATGAGGACGGTCGAGGATCGCTCGTTGGAGTTTCTTATTCGCCGTGACAGGGAAGCCGAGCTCCCGCCGCTGGCGTCTCTGTGCTGCAATTACTTCAAGCAGCGTCACTGGCGCGACGCCTTCGATGACGAGCAGGCTTCTCTTCGTGAGGAGTTGTGGGCCGTGAAAACACAGCTGGACACCATCCCGATGGAGGCATACACGGCCACTCGCAACAAGCTCTTTCCGTTGGCTCTCAgcggggagcagcagcagttctCGAACCGTGCAGGACACAAACTGCTCGAGTCGATGGAGTCCACCGGTGTCTGGATGGAGCTCTCGAAGCTTTTGTGTGGCAAGTCGAGGAAGCGGCCGCGCGACTTTGCGTTTGCAGATGTGTGTGGCGGGCCCGGTGCCTTCAGCCAGGCGCTATTCAAAGCTGGCCGAAAGCAGGGGTGGCGACACCTGCACGGTTACGGCATGACACTCGCTGGTGTAAGCGGACTCGATTGGTACAATCCTCTGCTCAACTCGCCGCAGTTCACCTGCACCTACGGCCTTGATGGCACGGGGGATATCTTCAAACTGAGCAACATCGACTGTCTCGTGTCGATCACCAAGGCTGCTCCGATGTTTCTCGTTGTCGCCGACGGCGGCTTCAGCGTTGACTTCTCCGTCGCCAACTACCAGGAAACAATATCATCTCGCATCATGTACGGACAGTGGCTCGCAGCCCTCAAACTACTGCGCAAAGGTGGTTGTTGTGTGCTGAAGCTGTTCGACACGTTTTCGCCTCTTTCGCGTGCTGTGGTGTACCTGTCGTGTTTTTTGTACAGTCGCGTGCACGTCGCGAAGCCGCGCCACAGTCGTGTTGTGAACAGCGAGCGGTACTTGGTCTGTGTCGATTTTCTCGGTTACCCGAACGAGGCGTGGGGCCGGTACCTTGACTGCTTCTACGAGCTCGGATTCGTGGACAACGAGCACGTGCCGGAGTTGATGCCACGAGAGTGGTGCCTGCAGGATGAGATTTTCATGGCCGATATGCGTGACATGAACATGACGGTCGCGACAAACCAAATGACTGCGCTGCAAATGATCCTTAatgctgcctctgctgtggaggaggagctcaaAGCAAAAGAAACCACAACGAGGACCCCAGCAGAGTCCGACGACAGCCCTCTTTCTTCAAGAGAGAGCTGCAAAGACGACTAG
- a CDS encoding hypothetical protein (TriTrypDB/GeneDB-style sysID: LpmP.35.6860), which yields MSWWGFWNRFFGSKDGEDTNDSGNTAAKPAEPAEVKSFTAQELAKFTGENGKPIYMSVKGKVYDCTSGAAFYGPGNSYAVFAGKEVSRCLGKMLISDEEANANWDDLAPEHMQSLDEWAAKFDSKYPVIGMFEPDEEYYVRQRKLTP from the coding sequence ATGAGTTGGTGGGGCTTCTGGAACCGTTTCTTCGGCTCCAAGGACGGCGAAGATACGAATGACAGCGGTAACACAGCGGCCAAGCCAGCAGAGCCAGCGGAAGTGAAATCCTTCACTGCCCAAGAGCTGGCCAAGTTCACCGGTGAGAACGGCAAGCCAATCTACATGTCTGTGAAAGGCAAGGTGTATGATTGCACCAGTGGGGCCGCCTTCTACGGTCCTGGCAACTCGTACGCGGTGTTTGCTGGCAAAGAGGTGTCACGGTGCCTCGGCAAGATGCTGatcagcgacgaggaagcaAATGCAAACTGGGACGACCTCGCTCCAGAGCACATGCAAAGCCTTGATGAATGGGCCGCAAAGTTCGACAGCAAATACCCCGTGATTGGTATGTTTGAGCCTGATGAGGAATACTACGTACGGCAGAGAAAACTCACACCATAa
- a CDS encoding hypothetical protein (TriTrypDB/GeneDB-style sysID: LpmP.35.6870), translating to MPPKGFKKSASPEEVIAARKEKLASLSQQCAAVEKMLAISTDQGLRLNAEIAELERRIAETEVLTERESRDLDEKVKAVSNYATSNLDQLQQRHLNMEKATHEAEAENDLLLVKIAELTERKEAELAEWEAKVEEQRAVMNQKALDFGLQLKETLAKRYATAS from the coding sequence aTGCCGCCCAAGGGCTTTAAGAAGAGTGCCTCCCCAGAGGAGGTGATCGCGGCTCGCAAGGAGAAGTTGGCGTCGCTCTCTCAGCAGTGCGCAGCGGTAGAAAAGATGCTAGCTATTAGCACGGATCAGGGCCTCCGCCTCAACGCCGAGATCGCTGAGCTCGAGCGGCGCATTGCTGAGACTGAGGTGCTGACTGAAAGGGAGAGCCGTGACTTGGACGAGAAGGTAAAGGCTGTGAGCAACTACGCCACATCAAACCTCGACCaacttcagcagcgccatctgAATATGGAGAAGGCTACACACGAGGCTGAGGCAGAGAATGACCTGCTGCTCGTGAAAATAGCGGAGCTGACCGAGCGCAAAGAAGCCGAGCTTGCAGAATGGGAGGCGAAGGTagaggagcagcgagcgGTGATGAATCAGAAGGCGCTGGACTTTGGTctgcagctgaaggagacgCTGGCCAAGAGGTACGCGACCGCGtcgtga
- a CDS encoding organic solute transporter subunit alpha, putative (TriTrypDB/GeneDB-style sysID: LpmP.35.6880) has protein sequence MGLFSALQRWKTERRKMYYWAGTFACVVGLLFFIYIILSTVLKNQSVVPNFVAGYCAVFAALLSCFQILEHLTCFSDPECQTKIVRILFMVPLFAVISSISLLAPGAAEYLNLIRDTYESYVIYAFFQLMLALMGGIDTVYRTLMIEDRPPVRQVFPFCYLEPIKVTPTFVQNCRLCLFQFMLLKPLVTIIVVILTAKDAMGSSMFDLTKGRFWTYLVYNISITVAFTALLYFYMGLKDLIEGRNVFLKFLCVKAVIFLSFWQGLLIQLISAAGLLPKLSYWKPEDTPAALQDLLICVEMMFVAFGHKYCFGSDEYLIHNVADGCVIEDISNQDGLQTRTIPPIRYSVAENLKYTLRHEDVLTDVRDIVHNR, from the coding sequence ATGGGCCTCTTTTCCGCTCTTCAGCGGTGGAAGACGGAGCGGCGTAAGATGTACTACTGGGCCGGTACCTTTGCCTGTGTGGTGGGTCTGCTCTTTTTCATCTACATTATCCTGTCGACAGTCTTGAAGAACCAAAGCGTTGTGCCGAACTTCGTCGCGGGCTACTGCGCCGTCTTTGCGGCATTGCTTTCATGCTTCCAAATTCTTGAGCACCTCACCTGCTTCTCTGACCCAGAGTGTCAGACGAAGATTGTCCGCATTCTGTTCATGGTGCCTCTGTTTGCCGTGATCTCCTCGATCAGCCTTCTCGCCCCTGGCGCGGCCGAGTATCTCAACCTTATTCGCGACACCTACGAGAGCTACGTCATCTACGCCTTCTTCCAACTCATGCTGGCGCTGATGGGTGGGATTGACACGGTGTACCGCACCCTCATGATTGAGGACCGCCCGCCGGTGCGGCAGGTCTTTCCCTTCTGCTACCTGGAGCCCATCAAGGTGACGCCGACCTTCGTGCAAAACTGTCGTCTGTGCCTCTTCCAGTTTATGCTTCTGAAGCCGCTTGTCACGatcatcgtcgtcatcctAACAGCCAAGGACGCGATGGGCTCGAGTATGTTCGACTTGACTAAGGGGAGGTTCTGGACGTACTTGGTGTACAACATCTCCATCACAGTGGCCTTCACAGCACTGCTCTACTTCTACATGGGATTAAAGGACTTGATAGAGGGCCGCAACGTGTTCCTGAAGTTCTTGTGCGTCAAGGCAGTCATCTTTCTTTCGTTCTGGCAGGGCTTGCTCATCCAGCTCATATCAGCCGCTGGCCTGTTGCCCAAGTTGTCGTACTGGAAACCCGAGGATAccccagcggcgctgcaggactTGTTGATCTGCGTAGAGATGATGTTTGTTGCCTTCGGGCACAAGTACTGCTTCGGCAGCGATGAGTACCTCATCCACAACGTCGCCGACGGCTGTGTCATTGAGGACATCTCAAATCAGGACGGCCTACAAACACGCACCATTCCGCCCATCCGCTATTCCGTCGCCGAGAACCTCAAGTACACGCTGAGACACGAGGACGTGCTGACGGACGTGCGCGACATCGTGCACAACCGGTAA
- a CDS encoding hypothetical protein (TriTrypDB/GeneDB-style sysID: LpmP.35.6890) has protein sequence MECLRDELDATVLFGSGYVCVVGPPSSGKTTLVLEYLVARERQALRTAGGDDAAAVSVEYVSARSTSHGLLRYLTHRLLPSARRRRLSYECTPLEFGASLVEWVEAHPEQSELHLVVDDADMLECSLEEMNLWLSHYLSMPVEQRCTVILWTISELPLRLSNCFRYHFIAHPEPQSIVQWLRRQFEKDQRLLSDPESEEEDSELVADASLTITLNAEEVNRVVLDAFAYYATHQPMCSSVVSRDVRLLIQRVYQILPPLLLEVVAAPSAVPRKAGEAAASLSTATNAAKKLNARHFAAAWGQYRIDSGGGTWSAMAGSSAVGGGDGAAASVQNPLVMALKRLGYSAVLLAFAAFYGGAVPKRKQHQVFGRMGNGESKALMSEANGQSHKAAILSASAHILTVRRLGFLYDAMLQMCTPHIDPLEFSTADVALQHVQGFLAWGLLTPVVSQRHRSYHCWIPVSTAQQLARELSLSLFDLIPA, from the coding sequence ATGGAGTGTCTTCGTGACGAGCTGGACGCCACAGTACTCTTTGGCTctgggtatgtgtgtgttgtcGGCCCGCcaagcagcggcaagacGACGCTCGTGCTTGAGTACCTGGTGGCCCGTGAGCGACAGGCCCTGCGCACTgccggtggcgacgacgcagccgccgtcTCTGTGGAGTATGTGAGCGCTCGCAGTACGTCGCATGGGCTTCTCCGGTACTTAACACATCGCCTGCTTCCCAGtgcgcgacggcgacgcctcAGCTACGAGTGTACCCCGCTGGAGTTTGGTGCATCGCTTGTCGAGTGGGTAGAGGCGCACCCAGAACAGTCGGAGCTGCACCTTGTCGTTGACGACGCCGACATGTTGGAGTGCAGTCTGGAAGAGATGAATTTGTGGCTCTCGCACTACTTGAGCATGCCTGTCGAGCAGAGATGCACCGTTATTTTGTGGACGATATCGGAACTACCGTTGCGTCTGTCCAACTGCTTCCGATACCACTTCATTGCTCACCCGGAGCCGCAGAGCATCGtgcagtggctgcggcgTCAGTTCGAAAAAGACCAGAGACTCTTGTCTGATCCTGAATCGGAAGAGGAAGACTCGGAACTTGTGGCTGACGCCTCTTTGACGATCACACTGAACGCCGAGGAAGTGAATCGTGTCGTCTTGGATGCGTTTGCCTACTACGCCACGCACCAACCGATGTGTTCTTCCGTTGTGAGCCGCGACGTTCGTCTGCTTATTCAACGCGTGTATCAGATCCTCCCCCCGCTGTTGCTGGAAGTGGTTGCCGCCCCATCCGCAGTGCCGAGGAAAGctggagaggcggcggcatctcTGTCCACCGCCACGAACGCAGCAAAGAAGCTGAATGCACGTCATTTCGCCGCAGCCTGGGGCCAGTACCGGATcgatagtggtggtggcactTGGTCAGCGATGGCTGGATCTAGCGCCgtgggcggtggtgatggcgccgcggcgtctGTGCAGAACCCACTCGTGATGGCTCTCAAGCGCCTGGGCTACTCAGCAGTGCTCCTCGCCTTTGCCGCCTTCTACGGTGGGGCGGTGCCGAAGCGCAAGCAGCATCAGGTGTTTGGTCGCATGGGGAATGGTGAGAGCAAGGCGCTGATGTCTGAGGCGAATGGCCAATCGCACAAGGCCGCCATTCTCTCAGCCTCTGCCCACATCCTGACGGTGCGCCGGCTTGGTTTTCTATACGATGCGATGCTGCAAATGTGTACGCCGCACATTGACCCGCTCGAGTTTTCAACAGCAGACGTGGCGCTGCAACACGTGCAGGGCTTCCTCGCTTGGGGTTTACTCACCCCTGTCGTTTCGCAGCGGCATCGCTCTTACCACTGCTGGATTCCAGTAAGTACTGCCCAGCAACTGGCTCGTGAACTCTCCCTGAGCTTATTTGACCTAATTCCCGCTTGA
- a CDS encoding replication factor C, subunit 5, putative (TriTrypDB/GeneDB-style sysID: LpmP.35.6900), with amino-acid sequence MLWVDRYRPKTLKDVELYPELREVLTRLSKAQDLPHLLFYGPSGSGKKTRAMAMLHEIYGPSVYSVRLEHKSVQVSDSKVVDIATLSSPHHIDINPSDAGYYDRSIVMQMIREIAQTVPLHTTVNSGKSVPYKVVVLNEVDKMSRSAQHALRRTMEKYMSTCRLFLLCNSTSRLIPPLRSRCLGIRVALHSKENLKLAVQRVCEGEGRPLPSEAFLHALAMRSDGNLRRGLLMLEASAMTRVDWSGNGATIPQADWKLFLDEISHDIVAEQTPKRLHEVRLKFYDLLAQCISGETILKTLVDSLLTAVPPTLQRPLIELAAKYDHNMKLGTKSILHLEAFVAGVMKLIKQH; translated from the coding sequence ATGCTGTGGGTGGACCGGTATCGACCAAAGACTCTCAAGGATGTCGAACTATACCCAGAGTTGAGGGAGGTGCTAACCCGCCTTTCCAAGGCGCAGGATCTTCCGCACCTCTTGTTCTACGGCCCGTCGGGCAGCGGTAAGAAGACACGCGCCATGGCCATGCTACATGAAATCTACGGCCCCAGTGTTTACTCGGTACGTCTGGAGCACAAGAGCGTGCAGGTGTCTGACAGCAAGGTCGTGGACATCGCCACTCTCAGCTCACCCCATCACATCGATATTAACCCATCCGACGCCGGCTACTACGATCGCTCCATTGTTATGCAGATGATCCGTGAGATCGCGCAGACGGTACCGCTGCACACCACGGTCAACAGCGGAAAGAGCGTGCCATACAAAGTGGTGGTGCTTAACGAAGTGGATAAGATGAGCCGCAGTGCCCAGCATGCGCTTCGCCGGACAATGGAAAAGTACATGAGCAcctgccgcctcttcctcctctgcaacTCAACCTCGCGCCTTATCCCGCCACTGCGGTCTCGCTGCCTCGGAATTCGCGTTGCCTTGCACTCAAAGGAAAATCTGAAGCTGGCCGTGCAGCGCGtgtgcgagggagagggccgACCGCTTCCGTCGGAGGCGTTCTTGCACGCACTCGCGATGCGCTCTGATGGCAACCTGCGCCGCGGGCTCTTAATGCTGGAGGCGTCCGCGATGACGAGGGTGGATTGGAGCGGCAACGGTGCCACAATACCACAGGCGGACTGGAAGTTGTTTCTGGACGAAATCTCGCACGACATTGTGGCGGAGCAGACACCGAAGAGGCTGCACGAGGTGCGCCTTAAGTTCTACGATCTCCTCGCCCAGTGCATCTCTGGTGAGACCATCCTGAAGACACTGGTGGATAGCTTGCTGACGGCTGTGCCGCCGACCCTTCAGCGCCCACTGATTGAACTCGCCGCCAAGTACGACCACAACATGAAGCTCGGGACGAAGTCAATTCTGCATCTCGAGGCATTTGTGGCAGGTGTCATGAAGCTCATCAAACAACATTAG